A single genomic interval of Sphingobium sp. EM0848 harbors:
- a CDS encoding acyl-CoA reductase, which yields MGMEEKLDVAGAGRQLPIASLIIRGEVISDNLIEVGGRGGDLTFLTPDAHKYLDRLPLKNPAHMADLYRLKFDDILDYLEELGTRLDVADNEHLARARDLSYLTAPTTPPLVDASYADLKSKFDRAVMREMADKMIGIPYLEGWVEEERLNGLRLGIRCFGARTLHVIAGNSPTISAATIIRNALLRSDAIIKAPSNDPFTAIAIAQTMIDMAPDHPLTRHLTVGYWRGGDTAFEERLYQPHYVEKIVAWGGFASVKHVTQYIQPGLELISLDPKRSASIIGEEAFASEEGMQDAAVRLASDIGAINQVGCVNARVVYALSGTDEAGIERLNRFGELVYAHIQTLPERTSTVAKRYDRELKAHVDALRLQDEWYKVIGGKGGEGAIIVSQMADPVDFSTSLVDRTANLVPVDRIDDVVGAVNAYTQTVGVYPESLKAELLDVLPLHGAQRFVSLGFAVQASNAQPQDGLELMRRMGKWIINEMRSPEKGQAPWLP from the coding sequence ATGGGCATGGAAGAAAAGCTCGACGTTGCGGGAGCCGGCCGTCAACTCCCCATCGCCAGCCTCATCATCCGGGGCGAGGTGATCAGCGACAATCTGATCGAGGTCGGCGGAAGGGGCGGGGATCTGACTTTTCTCACTCCGGACGCGCATAAATATCTCGACCGGCTGCCGCTCAAAAATCCAGCGCATATGGCCGATCTCTACCGGCTGAAGTTCGACGATATTCTCGACTATCTGGAGGAGCTGGGTACGCGGCTGGACGTTGCGGACAATGAACATCTCGCCAGGGCGCGCGACCTGTCTTACCTCACCGCGCCGACCACGCCGCCGCTGGTCGACGCCTCCTATGCCGACCTGAAATCCAAGTTCGACCGCGCCGTAATGCGGGAAATGGCCGACAAGATGATCGGCATTCCTTATCTGGAAGGCTGGGTGGAGGAGGAGCGGCTGAATGGGCTGCGGCTCGGCATCCGCTGTTTCGGGGCGCGGACGCTGCATGTGATCGCGGGCAACAGCCCGACTATCTCGGCTGCGACGATCATCCGCAACGCCTTGCTGCGCAGCGACGCGATCATCAAGGCGCCGTCCAACGATCCCTTCACCGCGATCGCGATCGCGCAGACCATGATCGACATGGCGCCCGACCATCCGCTGACCCGGCATCTGACCGTCGGCTATTGGCGGGGCGGCGACACGGCGTTCGAGGAGAGACTGTACCAGCCCCATTATGTCGAGAAGATCGTCGCCTGGGGCGGCTTTGCCTCGGTCAAGCATGTGACCCAATATATCCAGCCGGGGCTGGAGCTGATCTCGCTCGACCCCAAGCGCAGCGCCAGCATCATTGGCGAGGAAGCCTTTGCCAGTGAGGAGGGGATGCAGGACGCCGCCGTCCGGCTGGCGAGCGACATTGGCGCGATCAATCAGGTCGGCTGCGTCAATGCGCGGGTGGTTTATGCCTTGTCCGGCACGGATGAAGCGGGGATCGAGAGGCTCAACCGCTTCGGGGAGTTGGTTTATGCACATATCCAGACGCTACCTGAGCGGACCAGCACGGTTGCCAAGCGCTATGACCGCGAGTTGAAGGCGCATGTCGATGCGCTGCGTTTGCAGGATGAATGGTATAAGGTGATTGGCGGCAAGGGCGGGGAGGGTGCGATCATCGTGTCGCAAATGGCCGATCCGGTGGACTTTTCGACCAGCCTTGTGGACCGCACCGCGAATCTGGTGCCGGTGGATCGGATTGATGATGTGGTGGGGGCGGTCAATGCCTATACCCAGACCGTCGGAGTTTATCCCGAGAGCCTGAAGGCGGAATTGCTGGATGTCCTGCCGCTCCATGGGGCGCAGCGTTTCGTGTCGCTGGGCTTTGCCGTGCAGGCCTCCAACGCGCAGCCGCAGGATGGACTGGAGCTGATGCGGCGCATGGGCAAGTGGATCATCAACGAGATGCGGTCGCCGGAAAAGGGGCAGGCGCCTTGGTTGCCTTGA
- a CDS encoding 2Fe-2S iron-sulfur cluster-binding protein, protein MVRAIFHTPSGDRREIDAQCGVSLMESAKAASVEGIDADCGGSMVCGTCHIHVSPEWLERLPAPEDMEATILDCVPDPHPQARLSCQIVVTPEMDGIEVIVPTAQR, encoded by the coding sequence GTGGTTCGAGCGATTTTTCACACCCCATCTGGCGACCGGCGCGAAATCGACGCGCAATGCGGCGTGTCACTGATGGAATCGGCAAAGGCCGCCAGCGTCGAAGGGATCGACGCCGACTGCGGCGGTTCGATGGTGTGCGGAACCTGCCATATCCATGTCAGCCCGGAATGGCTGGAGCGCCTGCCCGCCCCAGAGGATATGGAAGCGACCATCCTCGATTGCGTCCCCGATCCTCATCCCCAGGCACGCCTGTCCTGCCAAATCGTCGTGACGCCGGAGATGGACGGCATCGAGGTCATAGTGCCCACCGCGCAGCGGTGA
- a CDS encoding SDR family NAD(P)-dependent oxidoreductase, translated as MGGVNLAGQVALVTGASAGLGQHFAQTLAEAGAAVVVTARRADRLDALVDKINAAGGRATAQALDLRDAAAIAATFDAAEKTFGMVDILVNNAGISDGNYAARLSLEDIDNVIDTNFRAPFLMATEMARRLIAAKRPGRIVNLSSIGAYSYGPASAAALYASTKAGISRLTETLALEWARFGINVNAIAPGMFMSEMTEGYLSRVGDGVKQQWPRGRFGQPEFLDSTLLYLVDPASHFVTGTIIVADDAQSSR; from the coding sequence ATGGGCGGTGTGAATCTGGCGGGACAAGTGGCGTTGGTGACGGGCGCAAGCGCCGGGCTGGGGCAGCATTTCGCCCAGACGCTGGCGGAGGCCGGGGCTGCGGTCGTCGTGACCGCGCGGCGCGCGGATCGGCTCGATGCGCTGGTGGACAAGATCAACGCGGCGGGCGGCAGGGCGACGGCGCAGGCGCTCGACTTGCGGGATGCGGCGGCAATTGCTGCCACTTTCGATGCGGCGGAAAAGACCTTTGGCATGGTCGACATTCTCGTCAACAATGCTGGCATATCCGATGGCAATTATGCGGCCCGGTTGTCGCTGGAAGATATCGACAATGTCATCGACACCAATTTCCGCGCGCCCTTCCTGATGGCGACGGAAATGGCTCGGCGGCTGATAGCGGCGAAGCGGCCCGGACGGATCGTCAATCTGTCGTCGATCGGTGCCTATAGCTATGGTCCCGCTTCGGCGGCGGCGCTCTATGCCTCGACCAAGGCCGGGATCAGCCGCCTGACCGAGACGCTGGCGCTGGAATGGGCGCGGTTCGGTATTAATGTGAATGCGATCGCGCCGGGCATGTTCATGTCCGAAATGACCGAAGGCTATCTCAGCCGCGTCGGCGACGGGGTGAAGCAACAATGGCCGCGCGGCCGTTTCGGTCAGCCGGAATTTCTCGACAGCACTTTGCTCTATCTGGTCGATCCGGCGTCGCATTTCGTGACCGGCACCATCATCGTCGCGGACGATGCGCAGTCGAGCCGCTGA